The following are encoded together in the Rhinopithecus roxellana isolate Shanxi Qingling chromosome 5, ASM756505v1, whole genome shotgun sequence genome:
- the INAFM2 gene encoding putative transmembrane protein INAFM2, translating to MKERDAVPAERGKPATYTGDKKAKMAAKTNKKWVRLATVFAYVLSVSLAAIVLAVYYSLIWQPVGAGTSGGAAGPPPGGSNATGPSGTSGAGAAAAGPNTTGSSRREAPRDAPPLQAARPAPPEPPADSSLAGPLERPRGPDEDEEEAVEAPGSR from the coding sequence ATGAAGGAGCGCGACGCGGTCCCGGCCGAGCGGGGCAAGCCGGCCACCTACACCGGGGACAAGAAGGCGAAGATGGCGGCCAAGACCAACAAGAAGTGGGTCCGGCTCGCCACCGTGTTCGCCTACGTGCTCTCCGTGTCGCTGGCCGCCATCGTGCTCGCCGTCTACTACAGCCTCATCTGGCAGCCGGTGGGCGCCGGGACCTCGGGGGGAGCCGCTggcccgccccccggcggctcCAACGCCACCGGCCCGTCTGGGACTTCGGgcgcgggggcggcggcggcggggcccAACACCACCGGGTCGTCCCGCCGCGAGGCGCCGCGCGACGCTCCCCCACTGCAGGCGGCGCGGCCGGCGCCTCCGGAGCCCCCTGCGGACAGCTCCCTGGCCGGGCCGCTCGAGCGGCCTCGGGGGCCGGACGAGGACGAGGAGGAAGCGGTGGAGGCGCCCGGGAGTCGTTGA